In Fragaria vesca subsp. vesca linkage group LG5, FraVesHawaii_1.0, whole genome shotgun sequence, the genomic stretch AATTTGATCACAAATATATAAGAACATCAAGAACTGTAGCTAGCTAGTTAGAAGGATAGAATATTGCTAAGTTGTCATTCACTCACATTCATATACAAAATTTTATAATTCATCATATCATATATCCTAGCTAGCTTCATTATACAATTATCTTTTTTGGACAGATTATTCAAATAATTGGAATTTGTATGAGCTCAAGATCGAAAATCCCCTTATAGAGATATAGTATTGCACTGTTGCTGCTGGCACAACCAGCTCCATTAGATCATGCCTAGCCGCTTTCACTCTGTCAGCCAATTTGCATATTATCCAAATTCAATAGTGAGTAATTAACAAATTCGTTTAAGTGTCATACACTCATACTCATAATATAAGAACACTAGTACAACACTGCTACTACTTGGCATAGATTTATGTTCTTGAAGAAGTTGAATATACAGGAAAATATCCATGTGACAACTAAAATAATAACAACAATTATTTCATATAATTCTTCTCAGAAAATAAAGCATCCTATGAACATGATTCGTGATTACATTAGCGCATAATTGTTCCTCAAAATCTTATTAACAACTACATAAGAGAGCAGTACACCTGATGATCTACCTTAAACATGATTTGGACCCATTGGATCATACATAAACAAAAACTCGATGATCTGTTTGTGTTTGAGATTCCATGTCCGATCTCAATCAGCTAGCTGCTGGCACCAAATTGACCATTCACCATTGGCAATCAAATCTTACAACTGCAATTCACCAGAGAAGTCCTTCTCCAAACTAATGACAGTACTCTGCACTCTGCAGCTATCAATTTATGTTGATGTCTAGCAGAGCATGCAAAAGATAGAACAGCTAAGTACTGGTTAGGTCTTTGATTGATGTTGAAAATGGAAATAAAGTTATATACATTCTAGATTCCCAATATCACCAAGAATTTTGGGACTTGGATATATTGCACCATTTCCAAAATTCTCTCATCAATTTACAATGCAGAACCAAGTCTCTCTCTTTCTATTAACAATAATAAGGATAATGAAAATAAATGGGGTGATGCTGCACTCATGATCCTTAAGAATCCGTATTAATTTTTGTTTAAATCTGGGATTCTTCTAAATAACAAGCAGTACTTATCAAGTGCAGTCTATTTGAGCCCTAAAATAAAAGTGAGAGATCGATACACGTTGGGGACGAAGAACGTGTGTGAATACCAGTATATTCAAGAAGATCTTTCTTCTGCATTTTATATCCGATCTCATCGATCATTCTGAGATAGACAAGATCTAGAACAGAATCTAGTAAACTTAACTTTGTGCTCATCATCTTTCTTTGCCATTCATATGGCAATAAAACACAGTCTGATTGCATTTTCCCTCATTTTTCTGATAGGAAATCCAGATGCAAGCTTCAGCTAGCAGCTAGCAACTACAATAAAGTCAAATTACATGACAGGTCTATTTATTCCCTCAATTTGTATTATTTTAGTGATGTGTGTTTGGCACTTTTAAGTTACAAAACAGCAAAAAGGCCAATCTTGTATCATATATATACAAGGATCAAAATCAAATTAAATAACAAGTATATATATATATATATATATATGAGGGTAGCCTTGTTGGAACAGTTTGCTAGCTATGCAATTTGGTTTTCTTCCTCCCTAGCTTGTAGAAAACAATAACACGCGATATATGTGATCAAGAGATTCCCAAAAGAAAATCTAAAACATAATTCACAGAATTTCTAACTAAGATCACGAAAATTTCACAAAACTCTCATCTTGGTGACCAAAATTTGTGTCTCTTTTTTTTCTTCTTCGTATTTTGAGCAGTTCCCTCCAATCCCACATTTTTGTTTTACAGGTCTTGACCAGCTCAGTCCTAGTTCCACGAGGAACAAAATTAAAGGACATGGTAATCCCATCCCTCCTAAAAAATTAGCTAAACAAAACTAAAAATTTGGAAGGAAAAAAGATTAGAAAATCCGAGTATAGCTAGCTGGAAAAAGCTGGATGATCGACCTACTCCTCCGCCAAGAATTGCTTCACAATTTTCACGCTTGGTTCAACCACCTGTTCCTCCCATATCTCCGACCACCTCCTCCCATCTGACGACAGCACCGCCCTGAACGCCTCCGTCGCGTCTAGCCTCTGTAGGTCCCACTTGGCTGAACCTTTGAGCCGTAGAATCTTTCCAATCTGCTTCTTGGCCAACTGACACGTGTTGTCCTTTATGGCCTTTACCGCGTCGTTGTACGCTGCTCCTCTCCGCAGCTGATCATGAACTCTTCCCGGCGGGAACTGTTTAAAAAACCGGCTGAACTCCGGCACTCCGATAGCCTTTCTCAACCCGGTTCGAACCTCCTCGTCGTCCTCGGTGGCGCAAAACTCGGCTAACTCTTCGTACATTCCGGACTCAAGCATTTCGTCCACTCGCTTCAATAAATACTCGGCCAGAACCACCAACGACACATCAACCCAGAGAAAGCAGCAGTCGTACCTGAGCTCCGACGACGCCAACTCGGCGCCGTTTTCAAACACATTGACGCCCGGTTCGAACCGGTCGACGAGGAGAGCGTGAATGAGAGAGTTGGAACCTCCCACCAGCATAGGCACTCTCTTTCTGGTAGCAATGTCGTAGACGGCTCGACCAGCCAGCCGTCTAAAGTCGGCGGGGGAGAGCTCCCCGTCGAGTGGGTCCAACTCGCCGAGGAGATGGTGTGAGATCCCTCGGCGGTCGGGGAAGGGAATCTTGTTGGTGGTGATGTCGAGACCTTTGTAGACTTGTATCTTGTCAGAGTTGATGACTTCGAAGGAGCAGGAAGGGAAGCGAGAGGCGAGGTCGATGGAGAGGCGGGACTTGCCGGCGCCGGTGGCGCCCATAATGACGACGAGCTTGTCCTTTTGTGGTGGGCTGGAAGCTGGGCCGGAGTCCATTCGGGCCCAGCGTTTAGGGTTGTGGGGGAGAGATGGTGGGGGAGTGAGGTTGAGCGGCGGCGAGGGGAGGAAATGTTTGGACGTGGGAATATTATAATATTGGTGAGCTGGGAAGGGATTAAGTGTCATAGAAAGAAGGGATTGCAAGGAGAAGATGGAGAGAGAGAGAGAGAGAGAGAGAGAGAGAGAGAGAGAGAGAGAGAGAGAGAGAGAGAGAGAGAGAGAGAGAGAGAGAGAGCAAGTTGGTTAATCTCAGCTGTGCTTGTTGTGTGAGTCCAGCTCTCTCTAATATCTCTCTGTGCTTGATCGACGTACGTAGTACTGATCGATCAGTAGCACGA encodes the following:
- the LOC101294272 gene encoding adenylate isopentenyltransferase-like, with protein sequence MTLNPFPAHQYYNIPTSKHFLPSPPLNLTPPPSLPHNPKRWARMDSGPASSPPQKDKLVVIMGATGAGKSRLSIDLASRFPSCSFEVINSDKIQVYKGLDITTNKIPFPDRRGISHHLLGELDPLDGELSPADFRRLAGRAVYDIATRKRVPMLVGGSNSLIHALLVDRFEPGVNVFENGAELASSELRYDCCFLWVDVSLVVLAEYLLKRVDEMLESGMYEELAEFCATEDDEEVRTGLRKAIGVPEFSRFFKQFPPGRVHDQLRRGAAYNDAVKAIKDNTCQLAKKQIGKILRLKGSAKWDLQRLDATEAFRAVLSSDGRRWSEIWEEQVVEPSVKIVKQFLAEE